From Salminus brasiliensis chromosome 12, fSalBra1.hap2, whole genome shotgun sequence:
GCACccatatttttgtaaataaagaaAACTGTTTAAAGCTGTGTTTAATGTCttattaaactaaaaaaaacaacaacaaaaaaacccgCTAAATTACCTTTACTTTAGCTTGAGACCCTTGCTAGCATCTGGAAAAAGATGGCAGAATAAAATACACCCTTGAACCTCATAAAGAAATTCTTTCGGCTGTTCACTACTTGGATCCCGCTATTTGGTTTGGTCACAGACCCTTTACTTGCTCAGAACTCCTCAGGATAACTCTGAGGACACTGAGGAGCTTAGACCAAGTCCAGGGGCAGAGACAGCGTTTCCTAGTCCATTACTCTCATTACATGCATTCTAAAACCATGGCTTCAAGTTCTGCTCTTAGAAGTCTCACTTCactttaattttctttgtttctcACATGCTTAAAAGTAAAGATGTTATTTTGATCAATGTTCtagaataaccacttttgattccctTGAATGAAGGCCTTTTAGTGGATGGTCATTTAAAGTAACACTACCTTTTTCAGCTATGTTGTAAGTGTGTTTTTTGATTCCGCAGGTTTTTCTGATCTCGGCCCATGACCATTTAATCATCAGCATAACTTTTAATTAGCTAAATATCCAAAGTTGAAGTATGTATGAATGTATAATGTAGAGTTTGAAAATTTCAGAACATACCTGTGATCCTCCACTataggatacagcagcccataCTGCAGTAGTACATTGAGTTAGAACAGCCCTACCAGTTTTCCGCCATACATGTTTTCACAACTGGCATATCCTTCTAAACATAGGATTTCAAGCATGTTCTAATAACTGAATTGAACTTTATTGAAAATATTATCAGCGCTTTACCAGATATTGTTACTTTTTTGAACAGAAAACGACTCACCCCAGTGTGTGGAAGGCTCGAGCAGCTTGGTGGACAGGACAGAGGCAGCTGTGTGTTTTAACCGAACTTTTAAGAGGAACTAGAGCACTGACCCTTTTGTTACTTCCTTCTTTCAGGTCAGGGGAACAATACACCTTGTCTCGAAAGGGGAAaaactttttgtgtgtgtgtatctgtgctgaatagaagtgtttgtgtgtgtgtgtgtgtgtgtgtgtgtgtgtgtgtgtgtgtgtgtgtgtgtgtgtgtgtgtgtctctttgtAATATGTAGAGCAGATCACCACCGGTTTACATCTGAGTATATTAACAAACACTGTTGCCACCCCAGTGGATGTTCAGCATCAATTCAAAGGCTCTAACATTGCTTGAACTGCTTAAGATTTACAGACCTTTTTTATATAAAGCTTTCACTTCCACatgctcaaaagtaattggacaattgaCTGTTTAGTAGTTTTCTGGTCGAGGTGGCCAACAAGATTTGTTCCAAGTTGTTGAAATTGCATTTGGCAGCTTTTAGATGTACGGTCCGAAGAGATGTCTATGCAAGTGAAGGAGAAATGGAAAGGCCAGATTAGACGTTGCTAGAAAAGATCTCAGATGCTATGCAGATGAAATCAAGATTAGCTTCTACTGGAATGGTGAACTGAGATAAGAAAGGAAAGACTCATAATCCTAAGCATACCATATCgcctgtcaaacatggtggaggcactgttatggcatgagCATatatggctgccagtggaactggttcACTGGTGGTAATTGATCCACTGATACTAAAATTGCTTATTAAAGTAGCAGAATCAAGGCTACTATAATGTGTATAGAGCTTGTATCAGATTGTCAGTTTGGATATATTATCAGTGCTCTCAAGCATGTTTTGAGAGTAAGAGCAAAAGATATAAAATGTAGTCAGTTGCCACTGCCACCCAACTGAGCATGGCAGACTCTACAGATCAACAAACAGCAACTCCAGGTTGCTGCAGTAAAATACCTGGCAAAGAATCTAAAGGTACTCAGTAAATGACTGTCCTAAAGCATTTAAGCTTTAAGCtgcttgaattaaagctgaaaactTCACtgctttgttttaaatctgatctGTCATGATAGTTTacaaagggggaaaaaatacaATGGTCACTGTCCAAGTACTTACAGACTCCACTGCAGCTGTAGGCGGCATGCAGACTGCATAAAAGTAGCACTGTGGTTTGAATTGGCTGCTGTTACTAAGGGAACTGGTTTTAGGAGGTATGTTTGCATAACAAATATATGAATACTGTAAATGCATTTATACAATCACATTGTGTAACTGTTTTGACCTGCAtgttttggtaaaaaaaaaagaaagttgacGACTGCTTATTCTGGCCCAAAATTCCATTTTCAGAAGCGAATCACCTGGcagatatttacattaaaaaaagtctAATTTACTGGAAGGGACAATGGGACCCAGCTGATGTTCCGTAAGATCAGGAGAAGAGAAAGTGGGCATTTGATTAACAAACCATGAGCTTCCTCTCACTGTATTTCTGCTTTGACTAGCATATAACAATTGCACTGTTGTGTGGGTAGTGGAAGGTGAGGAGTCCGGGTAACCACTAGAGGGCGGTAGGCTTCTAGATGGTCCTTTTACTCAAAGCTTACTGTATGTGCTTATGTGTTTGTAGTTTCTAGGCTGTTCTGAAATACAGAGATGCTGGATAATAAGATAATAAGAAGCTTGCCACCACATAAACCTTGAATGAAAGGACCGTCTAGAGGTGTGTTTATAGATTTCCTAATCAATAGTTTCTGAAGTACGGCGATGCTGGATCATAAGGCCCAGTTAATACAACTTTTAGAATAGGTATGTTCTCCTGAAACGAATGTTTGTGTAAATATGTGGACGTGATGCACATATTGCATGTAAGCCTTAGGACAAATAATTCAGATCAGTACATATGAATAAATAGATTCTAGTGAGctccaaaaataataaatatgcatAATTGTGCTTGTATTAAACCAGTAATATTGAGTAGTTGGCAGCCACCCCAGCCCATACGAATGCCTCATTTATTCCATAGTCAGAAATGTTTGAAcacttaaatatttatttgttgatagagtaacaaaaacataaaaaatgtgcAACATATTAGATGTCTTTAGAATATAAAAAGTCCACGTGAGTGGTTACAAGCATGTATTGGAGATCAAACCTAAAACGGATACCATGGCTCAGTACTTTGTTGCAGTGACTTTTCAACCAATGCAAACTTCATACAATCAATGACTTTGGAGAAAACGGAACAgatgtttatataaatatttataaatatttaatctaCAGCCCACACAACTTGACTATAGTCtgatactttatttatttatttttttaacttgcGTCAGCCTGACACTTCACACGTATCTTGCATCAGAGCACTAGAGCTTCACTGGGTTACTGTAGCTCCCCCTGTCTTGTTGAAAAGTTCTTGCTTTTCCATCACAGTtccccttttcttcttcttttttcttcccaTTGTGAGCGGTCCGTGTCCATCTTCATAACCTTTGTCGTTTTTAATACTAGGATGATGACAGTGATGCTAGGTTTGAAAGGTTCCAAAGATTGACAGGAGTTCAGCTTCATAGCCTTTTACTTTACCCTCCCCTTGCCTCAGGGCTTCGAACCGACGTGCCTCCGTCCCCTTTTTCCTGACCCCCGTCCCCACACAGCTTTAGGAGACAGTGCAGCTGTTTGTCTTGTTCATCGGCGGCCGTGCTCCGCTGTTCTTGGGGAAGGTCTCCCTGCGGCGGCAGAGAGCGGGGCTCAGGCGGCTGGGCAGGTTGGCTTGCTGGAGCAGCTCGCGGAACACCTCCAGCACGTTGTTGTTCTCTTTGGCCGAGGCTTCTAGGAAGCAGTTGTTCCAGTCCAGCTCCACTGTGGCGAGCACGTCTTCTGCCGACACCCGCCGCTCGCCCAGCCTGTCTGTCTTGTTGCCCACCACCACAATGGGCGTGAACTTGTCCTCCTTGACCTCCAGGATCTCCTCGCGCAGGCTCTTGATGGCGTCCAGTGATTCTGGGTCGTCCACGGAATAGACCAGGGCGAAGGCATCCCCGTTCTGGATGGACAGCTTGCGCATGGCCGGGAAGGAGTAGCTGCCGCTGGTGTCCATGATGTGGATGGTCACCTTGACGCCGGCCACCTCGTACTCTTTGCTGTGCAGCTCCTCTACGGTACGCCGGTGCTTGGGCTCGAAGCTGTCCTGAAGAAAGCGCTGGATCAGAGCTGTCTTTCCCACGCCGGCCGCTCCCATGAACACCAGGCGTATCTCTGTCTTCTCCTTCACGTCCAGAGACATGTTCTCCTGTAGCTCTGTGAAAGTCTTAAGTTAAAAACCCCAACAAAGTTCGGAGACCCTGGCACAGCAAGCGCTCAGCTGGAAGCCTCTGGAGCCCGTCAGAAAACAGAGCTTTGGAATTTTGCAGAGAATGCTAGAAGAAGAGCAGCACTTGTCTCAGAGCTTGCAAAGAGCCATCGAGGAGCCGTAGAAGTGCGCGCTACACAGCTGACAGGTGCTTCTGTGTCTTGTGCGCCTGTGCGTTCTATTTATAGATTTTCTCAATCACTGAGGTTGCATGCCCCCTCCGAGCTGTCAGCCAATCGCGCCACAGCAGCATCCCTTACTGTTAACTCTGTGACCAATTGAAAAGAAGTATGCAGATGAGAAATGTTATGAGACCCTCTAATAAGGGGTTATGTTGTGTGGAGCTCTATATGTGCTTTGGGCTTCAAAATCTGTTCTTGCAGAGTGGCTGgcaatttttctttttatgatGGGCTGATTCGATCATTTCTAACTACGTTTAGGTTAAAGGGTTTAAAATGATTCCCTCTGTTCTTGTTTGGACATGGGCTGTAATGGCCAAATTAAATTCCAGAAATGCAATAAATATGCAATTTAGAGTGACAGAAACCAGCTTATTTAGCAGAGTGTCTTATCAAGTGTTTTCTCTGTTAGTGTGCTTAGAGAACCTTTGCAAAGAGCCAGAGAGTTTAGATACTGATACTTTActaatacatatttttattcagCTCATCTAAATGCATGAGATCCTGACAGTACTGCTGAGGATTAGATGCTGCTTACAAATGAGCCGTTGCTGTGAGAGCAGAGTGGATTCGATTCAGCTAAGACATTACATGTACACATGCGAAATCACCTCAGCGGTCCTTACTGTGTCACTGTGTCACAGAGCCAAACCCTATGGAAACAGAGATGAATATTCCGTCAGTTTCTGGGATGTACAAACTCCAATTTGTATATACAATGGGGTTCACTGCGGCATTTCtaatgaagtatgtgtgtggcATTGGAGGAAAACTACTAGTGTTATTCTTGCCATTGCTTTGGTACATGCTTATCTGTTTTTATTCTTAGCCATAGAGTCTTATGCAAAAGCTCTGGCACCCTTGACCAAGTTACTAGcgtactggcacttacacactgtATCTGTATCGGCAATAGTGAGCACAGATACCATGGAGCTCACTGACGCcctacatttttcatttttgtatttttttccaaAGAACATTTTTGATTGCATACTTTATTAAACCAACCATTTAAATAACCATTAaaaacagtcataaatagttattattttaacatttgcGGACAAGTAAAATGCGaatgtgatccgatcaccaaaaaggcatgttaatgccaggtataaacaggcatttttttttttaatttgatggTGAATGAAGTGTAGAAATACTCAAAAGCTCGATGAAACCTAGCAAAAATTGCAGTCATAATCTCTGTATTTTCCCCCGTCACTCTCTTGGTATCATTCTGAGATTCCCATACATGTAGTTCTCTTGGTATCGACCTAGGATTCCATTTCTCTCTCAGGACTTTACTCTTAGAGGCTTTCATCATGATCTGAGTGATGATCAGAGGCTATGCCACGAGCCACCTTCCATCTGCTCATCTCACATGTAAGGCCCCTCTCATTCTTTGCTGATGTGGCCCCTCTAGCTTGTAAGCTTTTGTGTGGGAGACTGTCATCAGTCCCATCTCTCTGGCTCTGTTCACATCACTGTAATAGGCTGGCACTAGTTTTGTCGGAGTAAAATAAAGAAGCTTGAGAGCAGTGGCATTATTTCAGTGTCCTGTCGGATCCTTGCTAGCGCTCACTTTTTCCTTGGATTCAGTGCACTCTGCTTTGTAATAGATATGAGCTACAGTGGTAAACACTGCCTATACTATACTATTGTACACTATACTTTATCTAGTCACATTTATTCTGGGCAGTAAACATGAAGCACatgataaaaataaaggtcCAAAGTTTTTTCTTAAGACTGTATATCTAAGCAAAGAAATGCTTAAGACATGGTTGTACATGTTGTGCTAGTTCCCTTCACTGTATGTGAACATTGTGCCTTaggctattttttatttatttatttatttttttggtgtcACAATATTTGTCCTCCGCTAATGAGCGCTTGCTGCAGCGCTGTCAGTTACATCCCAAAACAGAGGCATTATTACTGCTTTCAAATTGCTGTTCTGAAAATGAAACCACGATGACACCCTAGCCTCTGCTCTCCGTAGTATCATAATTCTTTTAATTGTTGCGTTCGTCTCGTTCCTAAAAGAGCACATTTGCATTGGTGTGCTTTTATGATCCTGATGTAACACGCGTTATTTCATTTTGAGCGCCTTTGCTAAAGCACCCCTTGTTGCGTGGGTAATTGAAACACAGATACTTTGCCATGATGCATCAACATGAATCACCATCTCTGTGAAAGTATGTAAATGGGAATTAAATTGTGTGCGTTACGACAGCATTGCTGTCCTGACTCAGATTGTGCTTGCCAGATGAAAACAGTACAACTGATTTACTCCCGTGGGATTGAGGGGGCTGTGTGCTTGAACATAATATCCTGATATTAAGCCACCAACCACTCATTAGCTGTCTCCAAACCCAGAGGTTTAGTGTCACACAAGCCCACAGACAATGGCAGGAACATCTTGTTCtggaaggtaagtgatctaCTGTAAGAGGGCCATTTACTACTAATGTGTACGACTGACAACAATATTGTGTATTGCTGTATTGTGCCCATTCGAATTGCCTTCACTCTTGATGGTGATTAAAATGTGCATTGTTTTGAATGGTTACAATGAAAATAagactatatataatataaatctaATTTTGTCAGAAGGAAAATCACATGTGCCACGTGCAAGAAATGTGAAAGAACAGAATGTAAATGCTATGTGCTCCCATtcatgttataataataataataataataataacaataataattaattacttaCGCACTTTACATTTAAATCATTACATTAAATCTCAAAGTGCTACAAGGTAAAAGATGGACTATAAAAGACAGCAAACTAATGCAAAACAGCTTGCAAATGCACAGGTTTCTTAAAAGtcataaaaaaaacccacaaagttttgaaatgtaaaataaatgtaaaactctCTATTATCTAGGGTGCCTTCAGATGGTCAGGGAGGGCATTCCATAAACAAGGGCTGATAGAACAGAAGGCCTGGTCGCCCATGTCGCTGAGCTTGGTTCAGAGAGGTAGGAGGTGATTTGTTTACCATAATTAAACATAGCTGAGTATCTGGGGACTCATGTGCTGTTCTAAGGCTCACAGGCcaaaaaatgaatacaaaaaagGATAGTTTATTGTTTAGTTGATAAGTTTGTAATTGTCAAatacagaaatgctttttttaagACTAAAAGCAAAAAACTGAAGCTCCTTTCACTCTCTAAAAAATCCCTGAATGCACCATGTTCCTGTAACACAAAGCTCACATCCCTCAATCAAGCATCACTGCTAATTACACTGGATGCCACCGGATTTGCAGCTCTGGCTGGAATGACAGAGCTGACTCCAGCAATCTCTCTAACTcatgcatttctgttttttgcTGAGTTAATTGGGTAATCTTAGGTCAACTGTAGTGGTGCAGTCCAGAGCCCTGCAGGGATCTGTGATGGACAGAAGAGTTTGACTTTATGTAAACGGTGTTAAGACTGAAACAGCAGGCATTTCGGAAGGTTCGGTGACGGTGGTGCTTATTATTGAACCATTTAAAGTTAACAAGCTGTCGTAGGCCTTCACTCAAATGCTCGTTGTTACTGTGTCAGGCTGAGACAAACATCCCAACTAAGAGAGTTAAGAAGCTCGGTTTGTAAAAGCATCAGGAAAGGATGACACTGTGCCTGTCTCCGAGAGCTGTAATAGTCGCCAGACGTTTTAAAGGTTAATTCTATAAATGAAGCGGGCCCTGACCTGTTTTTATCTGCAAAACAAGTCAGTTTTCTGTCGGCGGCAGCTGGGGACAGCACCATTTTTCCCGTTTTATAGCCGTCTTGGGACAATTTTCTCCCTGGAGAAGGGCGAAGCCAAGTGACAGTTATTTGTACTAATGAGAACTGTGTGCGTCATCATTCACACTCCAGCTATGCAGAACGCCGTTCGCTGCAGACTGTTTGTCTGCCTTATGGGCAATGGAGCTCATAGACGAGAAGCTTGCTCCCCGCTTCCATCAGCCTAGTCAGCCAGGCACTGACCCATATGAATCATCCCCAACGCCTAACGTTAGTTCTCTTTTCGTGCACGGGTGCGTCTTTAGCACTGACCCAGTTTGGGATCTTACGAAGGCACGCAGTCTAATTGGATTTGTATCATTCAAGAGTTTTCGCAGTCTGAAGCCGCAAACGATAAGCACactatggtggtggtggtgcttgAAGGAACTTGAAAAGCCTGCTATTGACTTTTCCTCCTGCCAGAAATAGATCTGCAGTGAGGCCTCGTGGTTTCTTGCTCATTCAGGGTAATAACGGTGGAGAAGGATTCAGGCATAGGGGTGTAACTTTAAGCTTACTTCAAAAAATGACAGCAGCTCGTTCTACATTACTCACTCATCTCATGCTGATTTTATGATTTAATTATAATTCATGTTCATCCTGTTTTACTTCTTAC
This genomic window contains:
- the LOC140574195 gene encoding ras-related protein Rap-1b-like, producing MSLDVKEKTEIRLVFMGAAGVGKTALIQRFLQDSFEPKHRRTVEELHSKEYEVAGVKVTIHIMDTSGSYSFPAMRKLSIQNGDAFALVYSVDDPESLDAIKSLREEILEVKEDKFTPIVVVGNKTDRLGERRVSAEDVLATVELDWNNCFLEASAKENNNVLEVFRELLQQANLPSRLSPALCRRRETFPKNSGARPPMNKTNSCTVS